The following coding sequences lie in one Kamptonema formosum PCC 6407 genomic window:
- a CDS encoding cold shock domain-containing protein, translating to MKFDLTKGQLIKWNDDRGFGFIKPSAGGREVFLHISAVKTKGRRPKIGDTIFYKLTRGTDGKFCASDASIQGVISQSSTTQKIKTSPAKRKRKKGGLLETTIGVGVIVTIGLFQMQSLPSRSPMPITSIIKPNCVIKGNISISTGNKFYHVPGMEDYDGTIIDSAKGEKWFCSESEAVAAGWRRAPR from the coding sequence ATGAAATTTGATTTGACGAAGGGGCAATTGATAAAGTGGAATGATGATAGGGGCTTCGGATTTATTAAACCTAGCGCAGGTGGTAGAGAAGTATTTTTGCATATCAGTGCCGTAAAAACAAAGGGTCGCCGCCCAAAAATTGGAGACACAATTTTCTATAAATTGACAAGGGGAACGGATGGAAAATTTTGCGCTTCTGATGCTTCAATTCAAGGCGTTATTTCTCAATCTTCAACTACACAGAAAATCAAGACTTCGCCAGCTAAACGGAAAAGAAAGAAAGGTGGGTTGCTCGAAACTACTATTGGCGTTGGGGTTATAGTTACCATTGGGCTTTTTCAGATGCAGTCGCTCCCTAGTCGTTCCCCTATGCCAATTACATCAATTATAAAACCAAACTGTGTTATCAAAGGTAACATCTCGATTTCCACAGGGAATAAGTTTTATCACGTTCCAGGGATGGAGGACTACGATGGAACAATCATTGATTCTGCAAAAGGAGAAAAGTGGTTCTGCTCTGAATCAGAAGCGGTAGCAGCAGGCTGGCGCAGAGCCCCAAGGTAG
- a CDS encoding aminotransferase class I/II-fold pyridoxal phosphate-dependent enzyme — protein sequence MPLLDALRDCTNKSNAPFYAPGHKLGVGISKPLSDLLGIAVFRADLPELPELDNLFAPEGVILEAQQLAAEAFGAEFTWFLTNGSTCGIVAAILATCSQGDKIILPRNIHQSAISGLILSGAIPIFVNPEYDANWDIANCITPKNLAIALEQHPDAKAVMVVYPTYHGVCGNLEEIAQLTHQYHIPLLVDEAHGAHFNFHPDLPRTALSCGADLTVQSTHKVLGAMTQASMLHVQGNYINISRLNRALQLVQSTSPSYLLLASLDAARQQMALHGEELMTRTLMLAETARSRLSEIPGLSVLELLNTPGFVSLDSTRLTVKISDLGLSGFAVDEILNEELGVTAELPMLKHLTFIISLGNTESDIDRLIEAFMTISHRNLSRKNVKRNDNQLEKSPHLPLSPSPPLPLSPSPHLLSPRDAFFATAEVVLVDRACDRISAELICPYPPGIPILIPGEIITQEAVEYLQEVLILGGCITGCSDPTLKTFKVVKD from the coding sequence ATGCCTTTACTAGATGCCTTACGAGATTGTACAAATAAGTCCAATGCACCATTTTATGCACCTGGACATAAGCTGGGGGTAGGCATATCAAAACCCCTTTCGGACTTGTTAGGAATAGCGGTATTTAGAGCAGATTTGCCGGAGTTACCAGAGTTAGATAACCTATTTGCTCCCGAAGGTGTAATTTTAGAAGCGCAACAGTTAGCTGCTGAGGCATTTGGTGCAGAATTTACTTGGTTTTTAACCAACGGTTCAACTTGCGGAATAGTAGCTGCAATTTTGGCTACTTGCAGTCAGGGAGACAAGATTATTTTACCTCGAAATATCCATCAATCGGCTATTTCAGGTTTAATTCTTTCTGGTGCAATTCCAATTTTTGTTAATCCTGAATATGATGCTAATTGGGATATAGCTAACTGTATTACACCGAAAAATTTAGCAATTGCTTTAGAACAACATCCCGATGCTAAAGCGGTGATGGTAGTTTATCCAACTTATCACGGCGTATGTGGAAATTTAGAGGAGATCGCGCAACTTACACATCAATATCATATTCCTTTATTAGTAGATGAAGCGCACGGCGCACATTTTAATTTTCATCCAGATTTACCAAGAACTGCCTTAAGTTGTGGTGCAGATTTAACGGTACAATCTACTCATAAAGTTCTGGGTGCGATGACTCAGGCTTCTATGTTGCACGTTCAGGGAAATTATATTAATATCTCTAGACTAAATAGAGCCTTACAATTGGTTCAATCTACCAGTCCTAGTTATCTACTTTTAGCATCTTTAGATGCAGCTCGTCAGCAAATGGCACTGCATGGAGAAGAGTTAATGACGCGAACTTTAATGTTAGCTGAGACAGCGCGATCGCGCCTTAGTGAAATTCCAGGATTATCAGTTTTAGAACTTTTAAATACTCCTGGTTTTGTTAGCTTAGATTCAACTAGATTAACTGTTAAAATCTCAGATTTAGGATTGAGTGGCTTTGCAGTTGATGAAATTCTCAATGAAGAATTAGGTGTGACTGCTGAATTACCAATGTTAAAGCATTTAACATTTATTATCAGTCTGGGAAATACAGAGTCAGATATCGATCGTTTAATTGAAGCTTTTATGACTATTTCCCACCGAAATTTAAGCAGGAAAAATGTAAAAAGAAACGACAATCAACTAGAAAAATCTCCCCATCTCCCCCTCTCCCCATCTCCTCCTCTCCCTCTCTCCCCCTCTCCCCATCTCCTCTCCCCGCGCGACGCTTTCTTTGCAACGGCGGAGGTGGTATTAGTAGATAGGGCTTGCGATCGCATCAGTGCTGAGCTCATCTGTCCCTATCCCCCTGGAATCCCAATTTTGATTCCCGGTGAAATCATCACCCAGGAAGCGGTAGAATATCTACAAGAAGTCTTGATTTTGGGTGGATGTATAACAGGATGCAGCGATCCAACCCTCAAAACGTTTAAGGTAGTAAAAGATTAA
- the cbiT gene encoding precorrin-6Y C5,15-methyltransferase subunit CbiT — translation MLWPYVTPGISDDLFERLPGIPMSKRESRLLLISHLRLQADSVVWDIGAGTGTIAVETGLLCPKGQIIAIERDEEVASLIRRNCDRFELKNVEVIEGSAPECLKDLPSRPHRVCIEGGRPLKVILQEVWRYLQPQGRVVATAGNLESLYALSEGFAELQVRNIEVVQSAVNRLETRGIHQTFAAVDPIFILSGEKLD, via the coding sequence ATGCTTTGGCCCTATGTTACCCCCGGTATTTCTGATGATTTATTTGAGCGTTTACCCGGCATTCCGATGAGTAAGCGAGAAAGTAGATTGCTGTTAATTTCCCATTTACGTCTGCAAGCAGACTCGGTGGTTTGGGACATTGGCGCGGGGACTGGAACGATCGCAGTTGAAACAGGTTTATTATGCCCTAAAGGTCAAATTATTGCCATAGAACGCGATGAGGAAGTAGCGAGTTTGATTCGCAGAAATTGCGATCGCTTTGAGCTCAAAAACGTAGAAGTAATAGAAGGTAGTGCCCCAGAATGCCTTAAAGATTTGCCCTCTCGCCCTCACCGAGTTTGTATTGAGGGAGGTAGGCCACTTAAAGTCATTCTCCAAGAAGTTTGGCGGTATTTGCAACCCCAAGGTCGAGTTGTTGCTACTGCGGGAAATTTAGAGAGTTTGTATGCTCTTTCTGAAGGGTTTGCAGAGTTACAAGTTCGCAATATTGAGGTGGTGCAGTCGGCGGTTAATCGTTTGGAAACGCGGGGGATTCATCAAACTTTTGCGGCTGTAGATCCCATTTTTATTCTAAGTGGGGAAAAGTTGGATTAG